The Castanea sativa cultivar Marrone di Chiusa Pesio chromosome 11, ASM4071231v1 genome contains a region encoding:
- the LOC142615459 gene encoding clustered mitochondria protein-like, translated as MVLYHAGDMAGAIMQQHKGLIINERCPDLDRPDTAHSYGNMALFYHGLNQAELALQHMSQALLLLSLSSGPDHPDVAATFINVAMMYQDIGNMNTALRYLQEALKKSERLLGEEHIQTAVCYHALTIAFNCMGAFKLSHQHEKKTYDILVKQLGEEDSRTWDSQNWMKTFKMRELQMNAQKQKGQALNAASAQKAIDILKAFQAAATAGGSGSSGTTVNKSLNAVIIGDNPPRGRGVDERAARAAAEVRKKAAARGLLTRPHGVPVQAMPPRTRFLYIINSGMTPDAVEGGETDGVKKEANGHPSNGLADSKNDELTSGQEA; from the exons ATGGTTTTGTATCATGCAGGAGACATGGCTGGTGCGATAATGCAACAGCACAAGGGACTGATAATAAATGAACGGTGCCCTGATTTGGACCGCCCTGACACTGCTCACAG TTATGGCAATATGGCTCTTTTCTACCATGGACTTAACCAAGCAGAACTTGCATTACAGCACATGTCTCAGGCATTGCTCTTGCTAAGCTTGTCATCAGGCCCAGATCACCCTGATGTTGCTGCAACTTTTATAAATGTTGCAATGATGTACCAAGACATTGGAAATATGAACACAGCTCTTCGTTATCTGCAAGAAGCTttgaaaaaaagtgaaaggCTTCTAGGCGAGGAACATATCCAAACTGCTGTATGCTATCATGCTCTCACCATTGCATTCAATTGTATGGGTGCCTTCAAGCTTTCTCACCAG CATGAGAAGAAAACCTATGATATACTTGTCAAACAGCTTGGTGAGGAGGATTCAAGGACATGGGACTCCCAAAACTGGATGAAAACATTTAAGATGCGTGAGTTACAG ATGAATGCACAAAAGCAAAAAGGCCAAGCTTTGAATGCAGCGTCTGCTCAAAAAGCTATTGATATTTTGAAG GCATTCCAAGCTGCTGCAACAGCTGGAGGATCTGGGAGTTCGGGTACCACTGTCAACAAATCTCTTAATGCTGTGATAATTGGTGACAATCCTCCTCGAGGGAGGGGAGTTGATGAAAGAGCTGCCCGTGCAGCAGCTGAAGTCAGAAAGAAAGCTGCAGCTAGGGGCCTCTTGACACGTCCACATGGCGTTCCGGTACAAGCTATGCCACCACGTACTCGATTCCTCTATATTATCAATTCAGGTATGACCCCTGATGCGGTAGAAGGTGGGGAAACTGATGGAGTTAAGAAGGAAGCCAATGGCCATCCTTCGAATGGCCTAGCGGATTCCAAAAATGATGAATTGACATCAGGGCAAGAAGCTTAG